A genomic stretch from Flavobacterium sp. KS-LB2 includes:
- a CDS encoding PorP/SprF family type IX secretion system membrane protein, whose translation MKTKLFSFALMFTVFVSYAQQDAQFTQYMYNTININPAYAGSRGALSIFALHRTQWVGLDGAPVTNAASVNTPLNQSNLGLGVSIINDKIGPTTENTIAADLSYTIPTSETFKLSFGIKATANIFNLDVNRLNPVDDDPSLRDFNNKFTPNFGAGVYLHSDKAYVGFSVPNFIESNRYDDNEVAIFKEKINYYLIAGYVFDLNTSVKFKPALLTKIVEGAPLQVDVSGNFMFNDKFVVGLAYRWSAAVSAMVGFQVTDGMYIGYGYDHETTRLNNYNSGSHEIFLRYEIFKNNDKIITPRFF comes from the coding sequence ATGAAAACAAAATTATTTTCTTTCGCTTTGATGTTTACAGTATTTGTAAGTTATGCGCAACAAGATGCACAATTTACTCAATATATGTACAACACAATAAATATCAATCCAGCTTATGCTGGATCAAGAGGCGCTTTAAGTATTTTTGCACTACATCGTACTCAATGGGTAGGTCTTGACGGTGCGCCAGTTACTAATGCTGCTTCTGTCAATACTCCATTAAACCAAAGTAATTTAGGTTTGGGAGTATCGATTATAAATGATAAAATTGGACCTACCACCGAAAATACAATTGCGGCTGATTTATCATACACAATTCCTACTTCTGAAACTTTTAAATTATCGTTTGGAATCAAAGCAACAGCTAACATTTTCAATTTAGATGTAAACCGATTAAATCCTGTTGACGATGATCCGAGTTTACGTGATTTTAATAATAAATTCACTCCTAATTTTGGTGCAGGGGTTTATTTACATTCTGACAAAGCTTATGTAGGATTTTCAGTGCCTAATTTCATCGAAAGTAATCGCTATGATGATAATGAAGTAGCCATTTTTAAAGAAAAAATTAATTACTACTTAATCGCAGGTTATGTTTTTGATTTGAATACTAGCGTAAAATTTAAACCAGCATTACTAACTAAAATCGTTGAAGGTGCTCCACTACAAGTAGATGTATCAGGAAATTTTATGTTTAATGATAAATTTGTTGTTGGATTAGCTTATAGATGGTCGGCGGCAGTAAGTGCAATGGTTGGATTTCAAGTTACCGACGGAATGTATATAGGATATGGTTATGACCATGAGACAACTCGATTAAACAATTATAATTCTGGTTCTCATGAAATATTTTTACGTTATGAAATATTTAAAAATAATGACAAAATAATAACTCCTAGATTCTTCTAG